The Clupea harengus chromosome 6, Ch_v2.0.2, whole genome shotgun sequence genome contains a region encoding:
- the fjx1 gene encoding four-jointed box protein 1 — MRKSKVTLLFIFVSSSIILTFYITFGLDLQLGLKILTGYDNGYFLTGSSRHLLYKTSRVASHPTSQAFEQFQEGFLWSENLETLEPSMFDDEHIGVWRERAHIQQIVHLEPGCGRVTNGLATFADGSKACVRYGIDADQVQGEILSYHLARMLGIYNLPPLVLSKPDPEKKQWMPVRESIESLRWTTQAIVSLTEWVPNLTSVFIPTALRKGGEGLNPTNMCLIAFKNKTTTFLIEMMQWTDLILFDYLIANFDRLASNLFNLQWDGRMMERATSNLLKSRRGLVFIDNEAGLVHGYRVLNSWEQYHRSLLGTVCIFRKRTVQRIAELKHQRNVSSRLLALYQAGEPLALELGFLSEEHLETLQNRLDLLYHHIEQCKLRHAEPISHLPVNEYHV; from the coding sequence atgaggAAATCAAAGGTAACTCTTCTTTTCATATTTGTTTCGTCCAGCATCATACTTACGTTCTACATTACATTCGGACTGGACTTGCAGCTTGGTTTAAAGATCCTTACTGGATATGACAACGGCTATTTTCTTACTGGATCATCACGGCATTTGCTTTATAAAACTTCCCGAGTTGCGTCTCATCCCACAAGTCAAGCTTTCGAGCAGTTCCAGGAAGGCTTTCTATGGAGCGAAAACCTGGAGACTCTGGAGCCTTCAATGTTTGATGATGAACATATAGgtgtctggagagagagggcacataTCCAACAAATAGTGCATTTAGAACCGGGATGCGGCAGGGTCACCAATGGGCTTGCGACGTTTGCGGATGGATCCAAAGCGTGTGTGCGATATGGTATAGATGCAGATCAGGTTCAAGGTGAGATATTGTCTTATCACTTGGCAAGGATGCTTGGTATTTACAACTTGCCTCCCTTAGTTTTATCCAAACCGgatccagaaaaaaaacaatggatgCCTGTTCGTGAAAGTATCGAGTCTTTGCGTTGGACAACACAAGCAATCGTTTCACTGACCGAATGGGTACCGAATCTAACAAGCGTTTTTATCCCGACTGCTCTGCGTAAAGGAGGAGAGGGTTTAAATCCGACCAATATGTGTTTAAtcgcatttaaaaataaaactacaACGTTTTTAATTGAGATGATGCAATGGACCGACCTCAtattatttgattatttaatAGCAAATTTTGACAGACTTGCAAGTAATCTATTCAATTTACAGTGGGACGGGCGCATGATGGAGAGAGCCACTAGCAATCTTCTCAAATCTAGAAGGGGTTTGGTATTCATAGACAATGAAGCTGGACTAGTGCACGGCTACAGAGTCTTAAACTCGTGGGAGCAGTATCACAGGAGTCTTCTGGGGACTGTTTGTATTTTCCGAAAGAGGACTGTTCAACGTATAGCCGAATTGAAGCACCAAAGGAACGTTAGTTCACGACTGCTTGCGCTCTATCAAGCAGGTGAGCCACTGGCACTTGAGCTGGGATTTCTGTCGGAAGAACATTTGGAGACCTTGCAAAATCGGCTTGACCTGTTGTATCACCATATAGAGCAGTGCAAACTAAGACACGCTGAACCTATTTCACATTTACCTGTAAACGAATATCATGTCTGA